A section of the Salmo salar chromosome ssa05, Ssal_v3.1, whole genome shotgun sequence genome encodes:
- the ret1 gene encoding proto-oncogene tyrosine-protein kinase receptor Ret, protein MSKPNYTGTFHMVSQDNFENYLAALDINFALRKIVCMLKPTKQIVHDPATGSMKIRTLTTFKDFDMDFKLGQVFTEDLGPVDGRVCQTTVDWEGDKLVCVQRGEKEGRGWTHWLEGDKLHLEMRVGDVVARQLFKKAD, encoded by the exons ATGTCTAAACCAAATTACACAGGAACCTTTCACATGGTGTCTCAAGATAACTTCGAGAACTACCTCGCAGCTTTGG ataTTAATTTTGCCCTGCGGAAGATAGTGTGTATGTTGAAGCCCACTAAACAGATAGTCCATGACCCGGCCACAGGCAGTATGAAGATCCGCACACTCACCACCTTTAAGGACTTTGATATGGATTTCAAACTGGGTCAGGTCTTCACCGAGGACCTGGGACCTGTGGATGGACGAgtctgtcag ACCACAGTGGACTGGGAGGGTGATAAGCTGGTGTGtgttcagagaggagagaaggagggaagaggatGGACACACTGGCTGGAGGGAGACAAGCTACACCTG GAGATGAGAGTTGGAGATGTGGTCGCCAGGCAACTCTTCAAGAAGGCAGACTGA